In Methylocystis echinoides, one genomic interval encodes:
- a CDS encoding HEPN domain-containing protein, with amino-acid sequence MCRSTSVLIASHLEGFVKDFSRSVIVDFNFFRKNFHNMPRKLQRTFCHKILFFEGVEQRHIDKRVTQLTEFFEKNSVSIDLDAFQYNENPNKNPSASVVEAVFDKIGISSILTCVSGRYFEGVFEDSINKSFLINRNIRRWRMIFYHYPYHTPPKDFKISPMQVKGRSDRTLWHDYIDTVLTRRHAVAHGDLGNEATSNELASDIMKLSVLMHAIAYGVAFAVEQI; translated from the coding sequence ATTTGCAGATCCACGAGTGTTCTTATCGCATCTCACTTGGAGGGCTTTGTAAAAGACTTCTCAAGGAGCGTCATCGTTGATTTTAATTTTTTTCGTAAGAACTTTCATAATATGCCAAGGAAATTACAAAGAACTTTTTGTCATAAAATACTTTTTTTCGAGGGAGTCGAGCAGCGACACATAGATAAACGGGTTACACAGCTTACCGAATTCTTCGAAAAAAATTCGGTTTCGATTGACCTTGACGCTTTTCAATACAACGAGAACCCGAACAAAAACCCTTCTGCTTCAGTGGTTGAGGCAGTTTTCGATAAAATTGGCATCTCGTCCATATTGACTTGTGTAAGTGGCAGATATTTTGAAGGCGTTTTTGAAGACAGCATAAACAAAAGCTTTTTAATAAATAGAAACATCCGCCGTTGGAGGATGATATTTTATCATTATCCGTACCATACTCCTCCCAAGGATTTCAAGATTTCACCAATGCAAGTAAAAGGTAGGTCTGACAGGACGCTGTGGCATGATTATATAGATACTGTTTTAACACGCCGACACGCTGTTGCTCATGGGGATTTGGGTAACGAAGCCACATCCAACGAGTTAGCGAGCGACATCATGAAGTTGTCCGTGCTTATGCACGCGATTGCTTATGGAGTGGCATTCGCCGTGGAACAAATTTAA
- a CDS encoding MarR family winged helix-turn-helix transcriptional regulator produces MAVDPAEIRACAQSCAAANVRRASRAVTKLYGRFMASTGLEPTQYSLLVACSLTGGATVSKLAEAFMMDRSALARNLAIMEKRSLVKVKAGEDRRTRKVTLTPFGEATLANALPHWREAQHAVETQFGAERLQRLLSDLKDLMKITARAPDGD; encoded by the coding sequence ATGGCCGTCGACCCCGCCGAGATCCGCGCCTGCGCCCAGAGCTGCGCCGCCGCCAATGTGCGGCGCGCGAGCCGCGCCGTGACGAAGCTCTACGGGCGCTTCATGGCGTCGACCGGGCTCGAGCCCACGCAATATTCGCTGCTGGTGGCCTGTTCGCTCACCGGGGGGGCCACGGTGAGCAAGCTCGCAGAGGCTTTCATGATGGACCGGAGCGCCCTCGCCAGGAACCTCGCGATCATGGAAAAACGAAGCCTGGTGAAGGTCAAGGCGGGCGAAGACCGGCGCACGCGCAAGGTGACGCTGACGCCCTTCGGGGAAGCGACGCTCGCCAACGCCTTGCCGCACTGGCGCGAGGCGCAGCATGCGGTCGAAACCCAATTCGGCGCGGAGCGCCTGCAAAGACTTTTGTCGGACCTGAAGGATCTCATGAAGATCACGGCGCGCGCGCCGGACGGAGACTGA
- the ychF gene encoding redox-regulated ATPase YchF, which produces MGFKCGIVGLPNVGKSTLFNALTQTAAAQAANYPFCTIEPNVGAVAVPDPRLETLAQIAGSKQIIPTQLTFVDIAGLVRGASKGEGLGNQFLANIRECDAIAHVVRCFEDGDVTHVEGGVDPIRDIETIETELMLADLESLEKRVVALEKKAKGGDKEAKELVELMNRCLVLLREGKPARMATVSEEERVAFNGLGLLSSKPVLYVCNVEEESASAGNGNSAKVAARAAEEGAASVVVSAKIESEIAVMAAEEQNDFLDAVGLSEPGLNRVIRAGYDLLRLITYFTVGPKEARAWTIEKGTRAPAAAGVIHTDFEKGFIRAETIAFDDYVANKGEAGARDAGRLRLEGKEYVVADGDVMHFRFNN; this is translated from the coding sequence ATGGGCTTCAAATGCGGCATCGTCGGTCTGCCGAACGTCGGCAAATCGACCCTCTTCAACGCGCTCACGCAGACGGCGGCGGCGCAGGCCGCGAACTACCCCTTTTGCACCATCGAGCCCAACGTCGGGGCGGTGGCGGTGCCCGATCCGCGCCTCGAGACGCTCGCCCAGATCGCAGGGTCTAAGCAAATCATCCCGACGCAGCTGACCTTCGTCGACATCGCCGGCCTCGTGCGCGGCGCCTCGAAGGGCGAAGGCCTCGGCAATCAGTTCCTGGCCAATATCCGCGAATGCGACGCCATCGCCCATGTCGTGCGCTGTTTCGAGGACGGCGACGTGACCCATGTCGAAGGCGGCGTCGATCCGATCCGCGACATCGAGACGATCGAGACCGAGCTCATGCTCGCCGATCTCGAAAGCCTGGAAAAGCGCGTCGTGGCGCTCGAAAAGAAGGCCAAGGGCGGCGACAAGGAGGCCAAGGAGCTTGTCGAGCTCATGAACCGCTGCCTCGTGCTGCTGCGCGAGGGCAAGCCGGCCCGCATGGCGACAGTCTCCGAGGAGGAGCGCGTGGCGTTCAACGGTCTCGGGCTCCTGTCGTCGAAGCCGGTGCTGTACGTGTGCAACGTCGAGGAGGAGTCGGCGTCCGCAGGCAACGGCAATTCCGCCAAGGTCGCCGCCCGCGCCGCCGAGGAAGGGGCGGCGTCGGTCGTCGTCTCGGCGAAGATCGAGAGCGAAATCGCGGTCATGGCCGCCGAGGAGCAGAACGACTTTCTCGACGCCGTGGGTCTGAGCGAACCCGGCCTCAACCGCGTCATCCGCGCCGGCTACGACCTGCTGCGCCTCATCACCTATTTCACGGTCGGCCCGAAAGAGGCCCGCGCCTGGACGATCGAAAAAGGCACGCGCGCCCCGGCGGCTGCCGGCGTGATCCACACGGATTTCGAGAAGGGTTTCATCCGCGCCGAGACCATCGCCTTCGACGATTATGTCGCCAACAAGGGCGAAGCGGGCGCGCGCGACGCCGGGCGGTTACGGCTGGAAGGCAAGGAATATGTCGTCGCCGACGGCGACGTGATGCATTTCAGGTTCAATAATTAA
- a CDS encoding acetyl-CoA C-acetyltransferase: MTTDIVIVSAARTAVGSFNGALGTVPAHELGAAAVKAALERAKVEPGSVDEVILGQVLTAAHGQNPARQAAIKAGVPDSATAFGVNQVCGSGLRAVALAAQQIQSGDASVIVAGGQESMSLSNHAAQLRTGTKMGDVKFTDTMIIDGLTDAFNNYHMGITAENVAKKWQITRDQQDAFAVTSQNKAEAAQKAGKFKDEIIPYTISTRKGDVVVDADEYIKHGVTLEGVSKLKPAFIKDGTVTAANASGINDGAAALVIMSAAEAQKRGLAPLARIASWATAGVDPTVMGSGPIPASRKALEKAGWKVADLDLIEANEAFAAQAIAVNKDMGWNTDIVNVNGGAIAIGHPIGASGARILVTLLHEMGRRNAKKGLATLCIGGGMGIALTVER, translated from the coding sequence ATGACGACCGATATCGTGATCGTTTCCGCGGCGCGCACCGCCGTCGGATCGTTCAACGGAGCCCTTGGAACGGTTCCGGCCCACGAGCTCGGCGCCGCTGCTGTCAAGGCCGCTCTCGAGCGCGCCAAGGTAGAGCCGGGCTCGGTCGACGAGGTGATCCTCGGTCAGGTGCTGACCGCCGCCCACGGCCAGAACCCCGCCCGCCAGGCCGCCATCAAGGCCGGCGTTCCCGACAGCGCGACCGCCTTCGGCGTCAACCAGGTCTGCGGCTCGGGCCTGCGCGCCGTGGCGCTCGCCGCTCAGCAGATCCAGTCCGGGGACGCCTCCGTGATCGTCGCCGGCGGCCAGGAGTCCATGTCGCTGTCCAACCATGCCGCGCAATTGCGCACCGGCACCAAGATGGGCGACGTGAAGTTCACCGACACGATGATCATCGACGGCCTGACCGACGCCTTCAACAACTACCACATGGGCATCACCGCGGAGAACGTCGCCAAGAAGTGGCAGATCACGCGTGACCAGCAGGACGCTTTCGCGGTGACGTCGCAGAACAAGGCCGAGGCCGCCCAGAAGGCCGGCAAGTTCAAGGACGAGATCATTCCCTACACCATCTCGACCCGGAAGGGCGACGTGGTGGTCGACGCCGACGAATACATCAAGCATGGCGTGACGCTCGAGGGCGTCTCCAAGCTGAAGCCCGCCTTCATCAAGGACGGCACGGTCACGGCCGCCAACGCCTCCGGCATCAATGACGGCGCCGCGGCGCTGGTCATCATGAGCGCGGCCGAGGCGCAGAAGCGCGGCCTTGCGCCGCTCGCCCGTATCGCCTCCTGGGCGACCGCCGGCGTCGATCCGACCGTAATGGGCTCGGGCCCGATCCCGGCCTCGCGCAAGGCGCTGGAGAAGGCCGGCTGGAAGGTTGCGGACCTCGACCTCATCGAGGCCAACGAGGCCTTTGCGGCCCAGGCGATCGCGGTCAACAAGGACATGGGCTGGAACACCGACATCGTGAACGTCAATGGCGGCGCCATCGCCATCGGCCATCCGATCGGCGCCTCCGGCGCGCGCATCCTCGTGACCCTGCTCCACGAAATGGGTCGCCGCAACGCCAAGAAGGGCCTGGCGACGCTCTGCATCGGCGGCGGCATGGGCATCGCCCTGACCGTGGAACGCTAA
- a CDS encoding DUF2235 domain-containing protein, with product MSDTTPVSKKNKRLVVFCDGTWNKEDQKSRNGQPCPTNVLRLFELTRPGDGDGCLQIVHYVRGVGNRWDERITGGGFGLGISQNIKDAYQFLVSNYEAGDEIFLFGFSRGAFTVRSLAGMVFNVGILRRDALHLLEEAYKHYRSDDPKWHPSSEESKAFRKNHTHGGETIKFLGVWDTVGALGAPFGFFIGKLLNMFFPTQFHDTKISPIILNAYHACAIDEKRWPFRPTRMELTPKREQEVAQANEAELAQKYQYEEAWFPGVHSDVGGGYEDSSLSDCALQWMVEKAVKHGLCVNDFSLIGSRPFDPNPLVPIHDSQNGFYRFSTKVFVYWLKPLLKILDKSEAPLIERVQENGDFLRQIDRSAALAADPAEFPLDVGFQIDLSSCARDKLAQDGDYAPLNLKKTRAHAPVA from the coding sequence ATGAGCGATACCACGCCCGTTTCGAAAAAGAACAAGCGCCTCGTGGTCTTCTGCGACGGCACCTGGAACAAGGAAGACCAGAAAAGCCGCAACGGCCAGCCCTGCCCCACCAATGTTTTGCGGCTTTTTGAATTGACGCGCCCCGGCGACGGCGATGGCTGCCTCCAGATCGTCCATTATGTGCGCGGCGTCGGCAATCGCTGGGACGAGCGCATCACCGGCGGCGGCTTCGGCCTCGGCATTTCCCAGAACATCAAAGACGCTTATCAGTTTCTCGTCAGCAACTACGAAGCGGGCGACGAGATTTTCCTCTTTGGCTTCAGCCGCGGCGCCTTCACCGTGCGCAGTCTCGCCGGCATGGTTTTCAACGTGGGCATTCTGCGTCGCGACGCGCTTCATCTCCTCGAAGAAGCCTACAAACATTATCGAAGCGACGATCCGAAATGGCATCCGAGCAGCGAAGAGTCCAAGGCCTTTCGCAAAAACCACACACATGGCGGCGAAACGATCAAATTTCTCGGCGTGTGGGATACGGTCGGCGCGCTCGGCGCGCCCTTCGGATTTTTCATCGGCAAGCTTCTCAATATGTTTTTTCCAACGCAATTCCACGACACCAAGATCAGCCCGATCATTCTGAACGCCTATCACGCCTGCGCCATCGACGAGAAGCGCTGGCCGTTCCGACCGACGCGCATGGAGCTAACCCCGAAACGCGAACAGGAGGTTGCGCAGGCCAATGAGGCGGAACTCGCGCAGAAATATCAGTACGAGGAAGCGTGGTTTCCCGGCGTCCATTCCGACGTGGGCGGAGGCTATGAAGATTCGAGCCTTTCCGACTGCGCGTTGCAATGGATGGTGGAGAAAGCCGTGAAACACGGGCTGTGCGTCAACGACTTCTCGCTGATCGGGTCGCGGCCGTTCGATCCCAACCCGCTTGTGCCGATCCACGACTCCCAGAACGGTTTCTACCGCTTCTCAACCAAGGTTTTCGTTTACTGGCTGAAACCCTTGCTGAAGATCCTCGACAAGAGCGAGGCGCCGCTCATCGAGCGCGTGCAGGAGAACGGCGACTTTCTCCGCCAGATCGATCGATCAGCGGCGCTGGCGGCCGATCCGGCGGAATTTCCGCTCGACGTCGGGTTTCAGATCGATCTTTCGTCCTGCGCGCGCGACAAGCTCGCCCAGGACGGCGATTACGCGCCCCTGAACCTCAAGAAGACCCGCGCGCACGCGCCCGTGGCCTAG
- a CDS encoding 4Fe-4S ferredoxin yields MIARADAAATLDALTLRDLAFAAGADDAGFVSIDNPALDDQRAEILAAFPFARTLISFVVRMSRENLRSPARSLANHEFHHAGADCDETAHALARALEARGVRAGFAPAGFPMEADRWPGKLWVIAHKPVAVAAGLGLMGIHRNVIHPKFGNFILLGTVAIDVDVAHVCAPIDDNPCLECKLCVAACPTGAIAADGHFDFAACYTHNYREFMGGFVDFVETVAEAKSARDYRGKRADSETVSMWQSLAYKPNYKAAYCLAVCPAGEDVIGAYRSDKAGFLRDIVDPLRKKAETIYVSAGSDAEEYVARRLPHKKIKRVGSVLRPANVDSFLAALTHVFQRNQSAGLDAAYHFTFTGAWPRQATIAISNRKIDVRDGLVGAADLAVVADGETWIRFLRKEASLPWALISRRIRLKGDPRLLAAFGRCFPA; encoded by the coding sequence ATGATTGCACGTGCTGACGCCGCCGCCACGCTCGACGCCCTTACGCTGCGCGACCTTGCGTTCGCCGCCGGGGCGGACGACGCGGGCTTCGTCTCGATTGACAATCCTGCGCTCGACGATCAGCGCGCCGAGATCCTCGCCGCTTTTCCCTTCGCCCGGACGCTGATTTCCTTCGTCGTGCGGATGAGCCGCGAGAATTTGCGCAGTCCCGCGCGCTCGCTGGCCAATCATGAATTCCACCACGCCGGCGCCGATTGCGACGAAACCGCCCACGCGCTCGCGCGGGCGCTGGAGGCGCGCGGCGTGCGCGCCGGCTTTGCGCCCGCGGGCTTTCCGATGGAGGCCGACAGATGGCCGGGGAAATTGTGGGTGATCGCCCACAAGCCTGTCGCCGTCGCCGCTGGCCTCGGCCTCATGGGCATTCATCGTAACGTCATTCATCCGAAGTTCGGCAATTTCATTCTGCTCGGAACGGTCGCGATCGACGTCGACGTGGCGCATGTCTGCGCGCCGATCGATGACAACCCTTGTCTCGAATGCAAACTCTGTGTCGCGGCCTGCCCCACGGGGGCCATCGCCGCCGACGGCCATTTCGACTTCGCGGCCTGCTATACGCATAACTACCGAGAATTCATGGGCGGCTTCGTGGATTTCGTCGAAACCGTCGCCGAGGCGAAAAGCGCCCGCGACTATCGTGGCAAGCGCGCCGACTCGGAGACCGTCTCGATGTGGCAGAGCCTCGCGTACAAGCCCAATTACAAGGCCGCCTATTGCCTCGCCGTCTGCCCGGCCGGCGAGGACGTCATCGGCGCCTATCGGAGCGATAAGGCAGGCTTTCTGCGAGACATCGTCGATCCGCTGAGGAAGAAAGCCGAAACGATTTACGTTTCGGCGGGCTCGGATGCGGAAGAGTATGTGGCGCGCCGCCTGCCGCACAAGAAAATCAAGCGCGTGGGCTCCGTTTTACGGCCAGCCAATGTCGACAGTTTCCTTGCGGCGCTGACTCATGTTTTTCAACGCAACCAATCCGCGGGTCTCGACGCCGCCTATCATTTCACCTTCACCGGCGCGTGGCCCCGGCAGGCGACGATCGCCATTTCGAACCGAAAGATCGACGTGCGCGACGGCCTCGTCGGCGCAGCCGACCTTGCCGTCGTCGCTGACGGCGAGACCTGGATTCGCTTTCTGCGCAAGGAGGCCAGCCTGCCCTGGGCGCTGATCAGCCGCCGCATCAGGTTGAAAGGCGACCCGAGGCTCCTTGCCGCCTTCGGACGCTGTTTTCCGGCGTGA
- a CDS encoding di-heme-cytochrome C peroxidase: MLRKSSRPLSLACFGAVSLLALVVATPSIAEVKFASQGAQWTPESRNDFYTRDQGARIIPFAWFKALKRADGSGFLDDGLARYGYLPNPDSPTPGLPVGFLTASENNVRTLSMTCSACHVRQIDVDGVSWRVDGGPALTDFQSLLADIDWAVDHVLKDATAFDDFGKAVGAQSEEARRELRDDVQAWFAPYHALMSKALPAPGWGVGRADAVSMIFNRVAGLDIGEPPTRINRDNIAPADAPVRYPFVWKAPVQDITQWPGFARNGDDILGLARNVGEVYGVFGVYRPTKSILPNVINYLNDSSLNYAGLQRLEILLKQIEPPKWPWALDAALVAKGDEIFHRDPKDGGCAKGCHEIKTGAARVCNPDTWRTPIQDVGTDSKEYTVLGREAETGVLEGASIAFVPGIDKPLKPKDKIITILGLSVIGSILEAPLHFGLDVFRPIVEECLPIKPATPAALRAALLEKLRKALGDLYKKPGEAPPIAYESRVMKGIWAVAPYLHNGSVPTLADLLKPASERPASFKVGRAYDIENVGLAKEQPGLNSTYTADDCAKRGSGNSRCGHEFGVKLAPDEKKALLEYLKSL; encoded by the coding sequence ATGTTGAGGAAAAGCTCGAGACCTTTATCGCTTGCTTGTTTTGGCGCCGTTTCGCTGCTCGCGCTCGTCGTCGCAACCCCTTCGATAGCGGAAGTGAAATTTGCAAGCCAGGGCGCACAATGGACCCCTGAAAGCCGGAACGATTTTTACACCCGCGACCAGGGCGCGCGGATCATCCCCTTCGCCTGGTTCAAGGCGCTCAAACGCGCCGATGGCTCGGGCTTTCTCGACGACGGCCTCGCCCGTTATGGCTATTTGCCCAATCCCGACAGTCCGACGCCGGGCCTCCCCGTGGGCTTCCTCACAGCTTCGGAAAACAATGTGCGCACGCTCAGCATGACCTGCTCGGCGTGCCATGTGCGGCAGATCGATGTCGACGGCGTCTCCTGGCGAGTCGACGGCGGCCCGGCGCTCACCGATTTTCAATCGCTCCTCGCCGACATCGATTGGGCGGTGGATCACGTTTTGAAAGACGCGACGGCGTTCGACGACTTCGGCAAAGCCGTCGGCGCGCAAAGCGAGGAGGCGCGCAGAGAACTGCGCGATGACGTGCAGGCGTGGTTTGCGCCCTATCACGCGCTGATGAGCAAGGCCCTGCCGGCGCCCGGCTGGGGCGTCGGCCGCGCCGATGCGGTTTCGATGATCTTCAACCGCGTCGCCGGGCTCGATATCGGCGAGCCGCCGACCCGCATCAACAGAGACAACATCGCCCCCGCGGATGCGCCCGTGCGTTATCCGTTCGTCTGGAAGGCCCCGGTTCAGGACATCACGCAATGGCCGGGCTTCGCGCGCAACGGCGACGACATTCTCGGCCTCGCGCGTAACGTGGGCGAGGTCTACGGCGTCTTCGGCGTCTATCGGCCGACGAAGTCCATCCTTCCGAACGTCATCAATTACCTCAACGATTCCTCGTTGAACTACGCCGGGCTGCAGAGGCTCGAAATTCTTCTGAAACAGATCGAGCCGCCAAAATGGCCCTGGGCGCTCGACGCCGCGCTCGTCGCCAAAGGCGACGAGATTTTCCATCGCGACCCCAAAGACGGCGGCTGCGCCAAGGGCTGTCACGAGATCAAGACCGGCGCGGCGCGGGTCTGCAACCCCGACACCTGGCGCACGCCCATCCAGGATGTCGGCACCGACTCGAAGGAATATACGGTGCTCGGCCGCGAAGCCGAGACCGGCGTGCTCGAAGGCGCGTCGATCGCCTTCGTTCCGGGCATCGACAAGCCGCTGAAGCCCAAAGACAAGATCATCACCATTCTCGGCCTTTCGGTCATCGGTTCGATCCTCGAGGCGCCGCTGCATTTCGGTCTCGACGTGTTCCGCCCGATCGTCGAGGAATGTCTGCCGATCAAGCCGGCGACGCCGGCGGCGTTGCGGGCCGCGCTGCTCGAAAAGCTGCGAAAGGCGCTGGGGGATTTGTACAAGAAGCCCGGCGAGGCCCCGCCGATCGCCTATGAGTCCCGTGTGATGAAAGGGATCTGGGCCGTTGCGCCTTATCTCCACAATGGTTCGGTGCCGACGCTCGCCGACCTTCTCAAGCCGGCCTCGGAGCGTCCCGCTTCGTTCAAGGTCGGCCGGGCCTATGACATCGAAAATGTCGGCCTCGCGAAAGAGCAGCCGGGCCTGAATTCGACCTATACGGCGGACGACTGCGCGAAACGGGGCTCGGGCAACAGCCGCTGCGGCCATGAGTTCGGCGTGAAGCTCGCTCCGGATGAGAAAAAGGCCCTTCTGGAATATTTGAAGAGCCTCTGA
- the phbB gene encoding acetoacetyl-CoA reductase, with protein sequence MSRTAVVTGGTRGIGEAISKALKAAGYKVAATYAGNDDAANKFKAETGIPVYKFDVSDYDACAAGVAAIEKDLGPVEILVNNAGITKDRLFHKMELAQWQAVINTNLNSLFNVTRPVINGMRDRGFGRIIVISSINGQKGQAGQTNYSASKAGDIGFVKALAQESASKGITVNAIAPGYIATEMVKAVPQDVLDKHIIPYIAVGRLGEPEEIARAVVFLASDDAGFITGSTLTINGGQYLT encoded by the coding sequence GTGTCTAGAACAGCAGTTGTGACGGGCGGCACGCGCGGCATCGGCGAGGCGATCTCCAAGGCGCTCAAGGCCGCCGGCTACAAGGTCGCCGCGACCTACGCCGGCAACGACGACGCGGCCAATAAGTTCAAGGCCGAGACGGGCATTCCTGTTTATAAGTTCGACGTTTCCGATTACGACGCCTGCGCCGCGGGCGTTGCGGCGATCGAGAAGGACCTCGGCCCGGTCGAAATCCTCGTCAACAACGCCGGCATCACCAAGGACCGCCTGTTCCACAAGATGGAGCTGGCGCAGTGGCAGGCGGTGATCAACACCAATCTGAACTCGCTGTTCAACGTCACGCGCCCGGTCATCAACGGCATGCGCGATCGCGGCTTCGGCCGCATCATCGTCATTTCGTCGATCAACGGCCAGAAGGGCCAGGCGGGCCAGACCAACTATTCCGCCTCCAAGGCCGGCGACATCGGCTTCGTGAAGGCGCTGGCGCAGGAGAGCGCGTCCAAGGGCATCACCGTCAACGCCATCGCGCCCGGCTATATCGCCACCGAGATGGTGAAAGCGGTTCCGCAGGACGTGCTCGACAAGCACATCATCCCCTATATCGCCGTCGGCCGCCTCGGCGAGCCGGAAGAGATCGCGCGCGCGGTCGTGTTCCTGGCCTCCGACGACGCCGGCTTCATCACCGGCTCGACGCTGACCATCAACGGCGGCCAGTATCTGACCTAG
- the phaR gene encoding polyhydroxyalkanoate synthesis repressor PhaR: MATEKKPTVIKKYANRRLYDTGTSTYVTLEDLAAMVKRGEDFVVCDAKTGEDITRPVLTQIIFEQEGKDGQSLLPIAFLRQLIRFYGDSMQMLVPSYLEFSIDKLTKEQQKFRDQLTSALPAGPFAEPTRQAFQAIEEQTRKNMAVFRQALTMFNPFGLPAEGVGATTGPSLDEHEGAAGKEGGDVAELKRQLDELNKRIDNLSKPG, encoded by the coding sequence ATGGCGACGGAAAAAAAACCTACGGTTATCAAGAAATACGCCAATCGTCGTCTCTATGACACGGGCACCAGCACCTACGTCACGCTCGAGGATCTGGCCGCCATGGTGAAGCGCGGCGAAGATTTCGTCGTCTGCGACGCCAAGACCGGCGAGGACATCACCCGCCCGGTGCTGACGCAGATCATTTTCGAGCAGGAGGGCAAGGACGGGCAGAGCCTGCTGCCGATCGCCTTTCTGCGCCAGCTCATTCGCTTTTACGGGGATTCCATGCAGATGCTCGTGCCGAGCTATCTGGAGTTCTCGATCGACAAGCTCACCAAGGAGCAGCAGAAGTTTCGCGATCAGCTGACCTCGGCGCTGCCGGCCGGCCCCTTCGCCGAGCCCACCCGCCAGGCTTTTCAGGCAATCGAGGAGCAGACCCGCAAGAATATGGCGGTGTTCCGCCAGGCGCTGACCATGTTCAACCCCTTCGGCCTGCCCGCCGAGGGCGTCGGCGCCACTACCGGCCCCTCGCTCGACGAGCACGAGGGCGCGGCTGGCAAGGAGGGCGGCGACGTGGCCGAGCTCAAGCGTCAGCTGGACGAGCTGAACAAACGGATCGATAATCTGTCGAAGCCGGGGTAG